Proteins co-encoded in one Candidatus Blochmannia sp. SNP genomic window:
- the recD gene encoding exodeoxyribonuclease V subunit alpha, with amino-acid sequence MKDITKRALKLGLWNTLDIQFSDMLTLPISDNNRYNIKEALILAGATLSAHVRFGHVCLPLCLITFDRLFQGNHPELAYVIHKKLGKLSIDDWQELLLSCSAVSDGSEVTPLVLENKRLYLYHMWKDECIVAQFFNYKYQSNILKKEKIISVLNQLFPIIYTEIDWHKIATAIGITHQRALISGGPGTGKTSIIAKIVAALLLCSNRNDLKIKMIAPTGKAATLLTEYFKININNILQLDKTCLHNLPEKATTLHSLLGTQLYNQNIQYDCLNLMHLDLLVIDEASMVSLSMFAQLFLILSPQTRVIFFGDQYQLYPVEPGSVFKDICQFASFQYSYKRYQEIVTFTGYELPIVSYSESFTHCNYNSIIDGMCILKKNYRFSERSGISQLADAINLGDYNRVLSLLTSNTHKDLYYIYVVGKESYVNMIVNCAMEYSNYLQKLQHTQMSKINILEFFNHYRILCALRDGPFGVIRINYYIEKILSEKGLIKLNNSGNYIGRPIIILRNKPSLGLCNGDVGVLLLNDQNKLSAYFILPEDKVKVVQLYQLPEHETCFAMTIHKSQGSEFKYIAIVLPNKHTPILTRELLYTAVTRSRQCLFLYATDHVIIHSINLVTKRYSGLYDRIKEHVISYDDAIN; translated from the coding sequence TTGTTTACCTTTGTGTTTAATTACTTTTGATAGATTATTTCAAGGAAATCATCCTGAATTAGCCTATGTAATACATAAAAAATTAGGAAAATTATCGATAGATGATTGGCAAGAGTTATTACTTTCTTGTTCTGCAGTTAGCGATGGATCGGAGGTTACTCCGTTAGTGTTAGAAAATAAGCGTTTGTATTTATATCACATGTGGAAAGATGAGTGCATAGTTGCTCAATTTTTTAATTATAAATATCAGTCAAATATTCTGAAAAAAGAAAAAATAATTTCTGTGTTAAACCAATTATTTCCTATAATTTACACAGAAATTGATTGGCATAAAATAGCTACTGCTATTGGAATAACACATCAAAGAGCACTAATTTCTGGAGGACCTGGTACTGGAAAAACATCAATTATAGCTAAAATAGTAGCGGCGCTATTGCTATGTAGCAATCGTAATGACTTAAAAATAAAAATGATTGCTCCAACAGGAAAAGCAGCAACTCTTTTAACTGAATATTTTAAAATAAATATAAATAATATCTTACAATTAGATAAAACTTGTTTACATAATTTACCGGAAAAAGCTACTACTTTACATAGTTTATTAGGAACACAATTATATAATCAAAATATTCAATATGATTGCTTAAATCTCATGCACTTAGATCTTTTGGTTATTGATGAAGCTTCTATGGTCAGCTTATCTATGTTTGCTCAGTTATTTTTGATACTTTCACCTCAAACAAGAGTTATTTTTTTTGGTGATCAATATCAATTATATCCAGTAGAACCCGGATCTGTGTTTAAAGATATATGTCAATTCGCTAGTTTTCAATACTCTTATAAACGTTATCAAGAAATTGTAACTTTTACAGGTTATGAATTGCCCATTGTATCTTATTCTGAGTCGTTTACACATTGTAATTATAATAGTATTATTGATGGTATGTGTATACTGAAGAAAAATTATCGATTTAGTGAACGATCAGGAATTAGCCAATTGGCTGATGCTATAAATTTGGGAGATTATAATCGTGTTTTATCATTATTGACTTCAAACACACATAAGGATTTGTATTATATCTATGTTGTAGGGAAAGAAAGCTATGTGAATATGATTGTTAATTGCGCAATGGAATATTCTAATTATTTACAAAAATTACAACATACTCAAATGTCTAAAATAAACATTTTAGAATTTTTTAATCATTACCGAATATTGTGTGCATTACGTGATGGTCCATTTGGTGTGATAAGAATTAATTATTATATTGAGAAAATATTAAGTGAGAAAGGATTAATTAAATTAAACAATTCTGGTAACTATATAGGTAGGCCTATTATTATATTACGTAACAAACCATCTTTAGGATTATGTAATGGAGATGTTGGAGTATTGCTACTAAATGATCAAAATAAATTATCTGCATATTTTATTTTACCGGAAGATAAAGTAAAAGTTGTGCAGCTATATCAATTACCAGAACATGAAACTTGTTTTGCTATGACTATACACAAATCACAAGGGTCTGAGTTTAAATATATTGCAATAGTATTGCCTAATAAACACACGCCAATATTAACACGAGAATTACTATATACTGCTGTTACTAGATCTCGTCAGTGTCTTTTTTTATATGCAACAGATCATGTAATTATACATAGTATTAATCTTGTCACAAAACGTTATAGTGGATTATACGATAGAATAAAAGAGCACGTAATATCATATGATGATGCGATAAATTAA
- the recC gene encoding exodeoxyribonuclease V subunit gamma gives MLIIYHSNQANLFKKLLISIMSNKLLSNPMQSEIILTEHSIIDQWIQIELANHFGIACNITFMTLTSFIQNIVDNVTPNGSIVNNFSRSIMYWKFMKILSQTKIKKNCPIIEKYLNHDVNQQKISQFSEQLVDLFTQYLIYRPDWLNSWQSNKIIDYLDNTHQIWQSKIWRCFLENTQCNQQEPNSNINPLQHCIYVLKNLKKINWNLPSRIFIFGITSIPPIYFKILKFLSYHIDIYLWFINPYYHNPNDTSDQNSYGRTQQANQLYNNNSLYSSSSVSTRIYSRNNHANINHPLLNSWSNTARNTLFLFTQLTDKIELKSFVIPKKDSVLHIVQKDILEFYNYKTNIQTDDNIPIPKPRQRYILPPADQSITCHICHSVQREIEVLHNTLLLMITNDPLLTPGDIIVMASDIHRYEPAIQTVFNSIQGRHLPFNIGDKHKKNIHPIISTFLNILKISSSRFTSEEILSFLTVPSIAARFNMNKEKIELLSQWIVKSGIRWGLDNFTMHNFNFPVTNQNTWNFGLTRMLLGYAIKDQNKIWEKILPYDDITIREHTNIIGQLGEFLKTLKKWRDRLNHPYTLKKWKFYFKEIIDDFFYHDHLDSKNNKILLLLKDCCRNILESGIQAEYTQTISITALREKLCYKLHQNKIIHRFIPNVINFCDITPAFCIPCKVVCFLGMNDNLFPRNTILPDFNLIAKNPRKNDNNIYEKDCYSFLLAFLIAQERIYISFIEHSMYDNTINYPSALINELFEYIALNFYLKEHKNIEIDINIKYIRQRLCQWHNPFPFSPENFNPDNDKQSFAKEWLPTLNINTPNSRAIYPNFNTSLPHYAIKKIIFQDLYNFYRHPVRMWFQKRLNVYFDQNTSKLLNDEPFSVDGLNRYEVNTKLTNYLIYDKNIDELYYSIYASGILPYGAFGELYWAKQHSKMRILANQIKEHHYIEKYNLDISLVFDTIELVGQLTTVQKNGLIRWKAQYLSMKDILLLWLEHVTYCAIGGKGDSRLFGVDDVWHFPNFSKSHAKKLLLILVLGYCTGVNTPVLLLYQSGGAWMNHVFDWNTKKISSNPSCQKEACRKLIQIWKGTKYSLFRESYDPYLRKIIPFDLNEEHMAKITATAEHYFFNFMKYRII, from the coding sequence ATGCTTATTATTTATCATTCTAACCAGGCGAATTTATTCAAAAAACTATTAATTAGTATCATGTCGAATAAATTATTATCTAATCCAATGCAATCTGAAATAATATTAACAGAACATAGTATTATAGATCAATGGATACAAATAGAACTAGCCAACCACTTTGGTATCGCATGCAACATCACATTTATGACTTTAACATCTTTTATACAAAACATTGTTGATAACGTAACACCTAACGGTTCCATAGTAAATAATTTTTCTCGTTCCATTATGTATTGGAAATTTATGAAAATATTGTCTCAAACAAAAATCAAAAAAAATTGCCCTATTATAGAAAAATATCTAAATCATGATGTAAATCAACAAAAAATCAGTCAATTTTCTGAACAACTTGTTGATCTATTTACTCAATATTTAATATATCGTCCAGATTGGCTAAATAGTTGGCAATCTAATAAAATTATAGATTATTTAGATAATACACATCAAATTTGGCAATCAAAAATATGGCGTTGTTTCCTGGAAAATACACAATGTAATCAGCAAGAACCAAACAGTAATATTAATCCTTTACAACACTGTATCTATGTTCTTAAAAATTTAAAAAAAATAAATTGGAATCTACCAAGTAGAATATTTATCTTTGGAATAACATCCATACCTCCTATATATTTTAAAATTTTAAAATTTTTAAGTTACCACATTGATATTTATTTATGGTTTATAAATCCTTATTATCATAATCCTAACGATACGTCTGACCAAAATTCATATGGTAGAACACAACAAGCAAACCAATTATATAATAATAATTCATTATACTCATCTTCATCTGTTTCTACTCGTATTTATAGCCGCAATAATCATGCTAACATAAATCATCCTTTATTAAATTCATGGAGCAATACTGCTCGTAACACCTTGTTTCTATTTACTCAATTAACAGATAAAATTGAACTAAAATCATTTGTCATCCCTAAAAAAGATTCTGTACTTCACATTGTACAGAAAGATATCTTAGAATTTTATAATTACAAAACCAATATACAAACTGACGATAATATTCCAATACCAAAACCCCGTCAGAGATATATTTTACCACCAGCAGATCAATCAATTACTTGTCATATTTGCCATAGTGTTCAACGAGAAATAGAAGTATTACATAACACTTTACTGTTAATGATTACAAATGATCCATTGTTGACTCCAGGAGATATCATAGTTATGGCTTCTGATATACATCGTTATGAACCAGCAATTCAAACTGTATTCAATAGCATACAAGGTCGACACTTACCATTTAATATTGGAGATAAGCATAAAAAAAATATACATCCAATTATATCAACTTTTCTCAATATACTTAAGATATCATCTAGTAGATTTACCTCTGAAGAAATTTTATCATTTTTAACAGTACCATCTATTGCTGCTCGGTTTAACATGAATAAAGAAAAAATTGAATTATTGAGCCAATGGATAGTTAAATCTGGTATTAGATGGGGGCTTGACAATTTCACCATGCATAACTTTAATTTTCCTGTTACTAATCAAAATACTTGGAATTTTGGATTAACTCGAATGTTACTAGGTTATGCTATAAAAGACCAAAATAAAATATGGGAGAAAATTCTCCCATATGACGATATTACAATCAGAGAACATACTAATATTATTGGTCAATTAGGAGAATTTTTAAAAACATTAAAAAAGTGGAGAGATCGATTGAATCACCCTTACACTCTAAAAAAATGGAAATTTTATTTTAAAGAAATAATTGATGATTTTTTTTATCACGATCATCTAGATTCAAAGAATAATAAAATTTTACTTTTATTAAAGGATTGCTGCAGAAATATATTAGAATCAGGCATACAAGCAGAATATACTCAAACTATTAGTATAACAGCTTTACGAGAAAAATTATGTTATAAATTACATCAAAATAAAATAATACATCGATTTATACCAAATGTAATTAATTTTTGTGATATTACTCCAGCTTTCTGTATTCCTTGTAAAGTAGTCTGTTTTTTAGGTATGAATGATAATTTATTTCCTCGCAATACAATACTGCCAGACTTTAACTTAATAGCTAAAAATCCACGGAAAAATGATAATAACATATATGAAAAAGATTGCTATTCATTTTTACTAGCATTTTTAATAGCTCAAGAACGAATATATATTAGCTTCATTGAACATTCAATGTATGACAATACCATAAATTATCCTTCTGCGTTAATTAATGAACTTTTTGAATATATTGCTTTAAATTTTTATTTAAAAGAACATAAAAATATAGAAATAGATATTAATATAAAATATATACGTCAACGCTTATGCCAATGGCACAATCCATTTCCTTTTTCTCCTGAAAATTTCAATCCTGACAATGACAAACAGAGTTTTGCCAAAGAATGGCTGCCCACACTAAATATTAATACACCTAACTCTCGAGCGATTTACCCAAATTTCAATACTTCACTTCCCCATTACGCCATAAAAAAAATAATATTTCAAGATTTATATAATTTTTATCGCCATCCAGTACGCATGTGGTTTCAAAAACGTTTAAACGTGTATTTTGATCAAAATACATCAAAATTACTAAATGATGAACCTTTCTCTGTAGATGGATTAAATCGATATGAAGTAAATACAAAATTAACTAATTACTTAATCTATGATAAAAATATTGATGAATTATATTATAGTATATATGCTTCTGGAATTTTACCTTACGGCGCATTTGGAGAATTATATTGGGCGAAACAACACTCAAAAATGAGAATATTGGCAAATCAAATAAAAGAACACCATTATATCGAAAAATATAATTTAGATATTTCTTTGGTATTTGATACGATTGAACTAGTTGGACAATTAACTACAGTTCAAAAAAATGGATTAATACGTTGGAAAGCTCAATATCTTTCCATGAAAGATATATTATTATTATGGTTAGAGCACGTAACATATTGTGCTATAGGCGGAAAAGGAGATAGTAGACTATTTGGTGTTGATGATGTATGGCATTTTCCTAATTTCTCAAAATCGCATGCAAAAAAATTGTTACTAATTTTAGTATTAGGTTACTGTACTGGGGTAAATACACCAGTACTATTATTATATCAGTCTGGAGGGGCTTGGATGAATCATGTATTTGACTGGAATACTAAAAAAATATCCTCAAATCCTTCTTGTCAAAAAGAAGCGTGTCGAAAACTAATACAAATTTGGAAAGGTACTAAATATTCCCTGTTTAGAGAGAGCTACGACCCTTATTTACGTAAAATTATTCCATTTGACTTAAATGAAGAACACATGGCTAAAATTACCGCAACTGCAGAACATTATTTTTTCAATTTTATGAAATATAGAATAATATAA
- the lgt gene encoding prolipoprotein diacylglyceryl transferase, producing MQYLCYHSCNPVIFTIGPISLHWYGMMYGLGFIYAMYSLLYRARHSNNISWTEKDIEYLLCLCFFGVVLGGRIGYVLFYQWSFFTQNLLWIFNIWEGGMSFHGGLIGVIISIIWFSYKKHLTFFQVSDFIIPAVPFGLGLGRLGNFINEELWGRIAIDIPWAMLFPNSIYQDLLILPDHPEWQLLFDSYGALPRHPSQLYEMFLEGIILFIIINKFIRKPRPVGSVSGLFLIFYGLFRIIAEFFRQPDSHLGLIYNIATMGQILSFPMIISGIIIIYISFKGYRI from the coding sequence ATGCAGTATCTTTGTTATCACTCATGTAATCCAGTAATTTTTACAATCGGACCTATTTCATTACATTGGTATGGTATGATGTATGGATTGGGTTTTATTTATGCTATGTACTCATTATTATATCGAGCACGGCATTCTAATAATATTTCATGGACTGAAAAAGACATAGAATATTTATTATGTTTATGCTTTTTCGGCGTTGTACTGGGCGGACGTATTGGATATGTATTATTTTATCAATGGTCTTTTTTCACTCAAAATTTACTGTGGATTTTTAATATATGGGAAGGAGGTATGTCTTTTCATGGTGGTTTAATAGGAGTAATTATATCAATTATATGGTTTTCTTATAAAAAACATTTGACTTTTTTCCAAGTATCAGACTTTATAATTCCAGCAGTGCCATTTGGCCTGGGCCTAGGCAGATTGGGAAATTTTATTAATGAAGAATTATGGGGCCGAATAGCCATTGATATTCCTTGGGCTATGTTATTCCCTAATTCTATATATCAAGATTTGTTAATACTACCAGATCACCCTGAATGGCAATTACTATTTGATAGCTATGGCGCGCTGCCTCGCCATCCATCTCAATTATATGAAATGTTTTTAGAAGGAATAATCTTATTTATTATCATAAACAAATTCATTCGTAAACCACGTCCTGTGGGTAGCGTATCTGGATTATTTCTGATTTTTTATGGTCTATTTCGCATTATAGCAGAATTTTTTCGTCAGCCTGATAGTCATTTAGGATTAATTTACAACATAGCCACTATGGGTCAAATTTTATCGTTTCCTATGATCATATCTGGAATAATTATAATCTATATTTCTTTTAAAGGCTATCGCATATAA
- the rppH gene encoding RNA pyrophosphohydrolase, translating into MIDSNGYRLNVGIVLCNTHEQVLWARRCKQHYCWQFPQGGINIGETPEQAMYRELFEEIGLNYQDVCILSSTQDWIRYKLPKQLIRWKIRPICFGQKQKWFLLKLLSQDTRINIKNNKDYTFDSWQWVSLWYPIRRVVFFKRNVYRKVMQEFVNRIIS; encoded by the coding sequence GTGATTGACAGTAATGGTTATCGATTAAATGTTGGGATTGTACTATGTAATACTCATGAGCAGGTATTATGGGCTCGAAGATGTAAACAACATTATTGTTGGCAATTTCCTCAAGGCGGAATTAACATCGGCGAAACGCCAGAACAAGCAATGTACAGAGAGCTATTTGAAGAAATAGGATTAAATTATCAAGATGTATGCATTTTATCTTCTACACAAGATTGGATACGTTACAAATTACCTAAACAATTAATTCGCTGGAAAATTAGACCAATTTGTTTTGGACAAAAACAAAAATGGTTTTTATTAAAGCTTCTATCTCAGGATACGAGAATCAACATAAAAAATAATAAAGATTACACATTTGATAGTTGGCAATGGGTTAGCTTGTGGTATCCTATACGCCGTGTTGTATTTTTTAAAAGAAATGTATATAGAAAAGTAATGCAAGAATTTGTCAATAGGATAATATCCTAA
- the lysA gene encoding diaminopimelate decarboxylase, with protein sequence MTHNILTQMNILNHKSLIKLHQKYKGPVWVYDASVIINRITQLKQFDIIRFAQKSCSNIHILRLMHSHRVKVDAVSLGEIERALLAGFNTGKQSDEIVFTADILEKETLFRILELNITVNVGSIDMLTQLGAYSPGHKIWLRINPGFGHGHSQKTNTGGENSKHGIWHEDILTALSHIYRYNLQLVGLHMHIGSGVHYSHLSKVCNAMAQQILKYKIDIQVISAGGGLTIPYQYNDTVLNVNHYFHLWDDARKRISQHLGHTVKLEIEPGRFLVAESGILITQIRAVKEMGRRHFILIDAGYNDLMRPVMYGSYHRISLIPGDYRNIALEALRDTVVGGPLCESGDVFTQNMNGTILTRKLPYSAKVGDYLIFHDTGAYGASMSSNYNSRPLLPEVLFENGQMRQIRRKQKLEDLLMLEITE encoded by the coding sequence ATGACACATAATATCCTTACTCAAATGAATATCCTTAACCATAAAAGCTTAATAAAATTACATCAAAAATATAAAGGCCCAGTATGGGTATATGATGCATCAGTCATAATTAATCGTATTACACAATTAAAACAATTTGATATTATACGATTTGCTCAAAAATCTTGTTCTAATATTCATATTCTACGATTAATGCACAGTCATAGAGTTAAAGTAGATGCTGTTTCTTTAGGAGAAATCGAGCGAGCATTATTAGCTGGTTTTAACACAGGAAAACAAAGTGACGAAATAGTTTTTACTGCTGATATTTTAGAAAAAGAAACATTATTTAGAATATTAGAATTGAATATCACTGTTAATGTAGGGTCAATAGATATGCTAACGCAATTGGGGGCTTATTCTCCTGGACATAAAATATGGTTACGTATTAATCCTGGATTTGGACACGGACATAGTCAAAAAACTAATACTGGAGGAGAAAATAGCAAACATGGTATTTGGCATGAAGATATACTAACTGCTCTCTCTCATATCTATCGTTATAATCTACAGCTAGTTGGGCTTCACATGCATATTGGTTCTGGAGTGCATTATAGCCACTTATCTAAAGTATGTAATGCCATGGCCCAACAAATATTGAAATATAAAATAGATATACAGGTTATTTCTGCTGGAGGAGGGTTAACAATACCGTATCAATATAATGATACGGTATTGAATGTAAATCATTATTTTCATTTATGGGATGATGCAAGAAAACGCATTAGCCAACATTTAGGACATACAGTAAAATTAGAAATAGAACCTGGTCGCTTTCTTGTTGCTGAATCAGGAATATTAATTACACAAATTAGAGCAGTAAAAGAAATGGGTCGTCGTCACTTTATATTAATAGATGCAGGATATAATGATCTAATGCGTCCAGTAATGTACGGTAGTTACCATCGTATTTCATTAATACCTGGGGATTATCGAAATATTGCTTTAGAAGCACTACGCGATACCGTTGTTGGAGGTCCATTATGTGAATCTGGAGATGTTTTTACACAAAACATGAACGGAACAATATTAACACGTAAATTGCCTTATTCAGCAAAAGTAGGGGATTATTTAATATTTCACGACACCGGAGCATACGGTGCTTCAATGTCCTCCAACTACAATTCCCGCCCATTATTACCAGAAGTCCTATTTGAAAATGGACAAATGCGCCAAATTCGCCGAAAGCAAAAGTTAGAAGATTTATTGATGTTAGAAATAACAGAATAA
- the lysS gene encoding lysine--tRNA ligase, with protein sequence MPKYVHSKHQLYQKLNIDDELSIRQKKLSKIREKGIAFPNDFRRNSSSNQLHKKYKHTSNSELIQLSIEVNIAGRIISQRIMGKASFITLQDADGCIQLYITANSLATNVYKENIKQWDLGDILGARGTLFRTRTGELSIHCKEIRLLTKSLRPLPDKFHGLNNQETKYRQRYLDLIINEDTRELFKIRSLIIYEIRQFMEKNNFMEVETPMMHTIAGGAIASPFITHHNKLGIDIYLRIAPELYLKKLVIGGFERIFEINRNFRNEGISSYHNPEFTMMEIYMAYADYRDIIILVQNLLRSVTQRVLGSNMVHYGNYELDFNNPFAQMSIKEAICYYLPETKSQNIDDIYTAISIAKSFGITINNYWTLNKIHMVIFEEIVEKKIIQPTCITSYPIEISPLARRNDNDPKLADRFELFIAGKEIGNGFSELNDPEDQKERFLKQAEEKKDNKNNNIHINYDEDYLIALEYGLPPTAGIGIGIDRLIMLLTNKHTIRDVILFPTLRPK encoded by the coding sequence ATGCCTAAATACGTACACTCAAAACACCAACTATATCAAAAATTGAATATTGATGATGAATTAAGTATTCGTCAAAAAAAATTATCAAAAATTCGCGAAAAAGGTATAGCGTTTCCAAATGATTTTCGTCGTAATTCTAGTTCTAATCAATTACATAAAAAATACAAACATACATCTAACTCAGAATTAATACAATTAAGCATTGAAGTAAATATAGCAGGCCGCATAATAAGTCAACGTATTATGGGAAAAGCATCTTTTATAACTTTGCAGGACGCTGATGGTTGCATTCAATTGTATATTACTGCTAATTCGTTAGCAACGAATGTATATAAAGAGAATATAAAACAATGGGATCTAGGAGATATATTAGGAGCACGCGGCACATTATTTAGAACACGTACTGGAGAACTATCGATACATTGTAAAGAAATTAGATTATTAACTAAATCATTACGTCCATTACCAGATAAATTTCATGGTTTGAATAATCAAGAAACAAAATATCGTCAAAGATATTTAGATTTAATTATTAATGAAGACACAAGAGAACTATTTAAAATACGTTCTCTAATTATTTACGAAATACGTCAGTTTATGGAAAAAAATAATTTTATGGAAGTAGAAACGCCAATGATGCACACAATTGCGGGAGGGGCTATAGCAAGTCCTTTTATTACACATCATAATAAATTAGGAATAGATATATATCTACGTATTGCTCCAGAATTATATTTAAAAAAACTAGTGATAGGTGGCTTCGAGCGAATATTTGAAATAAATCGTAACTTTCGTAACGAAGGCATATCCTCATATCACAATCCTGAATTCACAATGATGGAGATATACATGGCTTATGCTGATTACCGTGATATAATCATATTAGTACAAAATTTACTACGTTCAGTAACACAGCGAGTGCTAGGTAGTAACATGGTTCATTATGGAAATTATGAATTGGACTTTAATAATCCTTTTGCTCAAATGAGCATAAAAGAAGCAATTTGTTATTACCTACCAGAAACTAAATCCCAAAATATAGACGATATATATACCGCTATTTCTATAGCAAAATCATTTGGAATTACAATCAATAATTACTGGACATTAAATAAAATACACATGGTTATTTTTGAAGAAATAGTAGAAAAAAAAATAATTCAACCAACCTGTATTACTTCTTATCCAATAGAAATATCTCCATTAGCACGTCGCAACGATAATGATCCAAAACTTGCTGATCGTTTTGAGCTCTTCATTGCTGGAAAAGAAATAGGAAATGGTTTTTCAGAGTTAAATGATCCAGAAGATCAAAAGGAACGTTTTTTAAAACAAGCAGAAGAAAAAAAAGATAACAAAAATAATAACATTCATATAAATTATGATGAAGATTATTTAATTGCGTTAGAATACGGATTACCCCCTACAGCTGGTATTGGAATAGGCATCGATCGTTTGATAATGTTATTGACTAATAAGCATACTATTCGTGATGTAATTTTGTTTCCTACACTTCGTCCAAAATAA
- the prfB gene encoding peptide chain release factor 2 (programmed frameshift): MIDVKLIKQHIQLMLNRILNLRMIFDYNSKKKRLTIINAKLKSSDIWKNPKTAKLLNQQSSSLKIFINIIDQLYKSLVDLNDLLELTEECDNHLISEIHDQLIASERKLSQLEISRMFIGKYDHANCYVDIQSGSGGIEAQDWAGMLLRMYLRWMDHKGFITDITEESTGEITGIKSATVQVIGPYAYGWLHTESGVHRLVRKSPFDSARKRHTSFASVFVYPELDDSINIHIRPEDLRCDVYRASGAGGQHVNRTESAVRITHIPTNTVTQCQSDRSQHKNKNQAMKQLKAKLYELELQKKNYEKKIREDNKVNITWGNQIRSYILDNSRVKDLRTGFEKRNIKAVLDGDLDDFIQISIKKYSKRDL, from the exons ATGATAGATGTAAAACTTATTAAACAACATATTCAACTCATGTTAAATAGAATA TTAAATTTAAGGATGATTTTTGACTATAATTCCAAAAAAAAACGTTTAACAATAATTAACGCCAAATTAAAATCATCTGATATTTGGAAAAACCCTAAAACAGCAAAACTTCTCAATCAACAATCTTCTTCCTTAAAAATTTTTATTAACATTATTGATCAACTTTATAAAAGCTTAGTGGATTTAAATGATCTACTAGAATTAACAGAAGAATGTGACAATCACCTAATTTCTGAAATTCACGATCAATTAATTGCTTCAGAACGTAAATTATCTCAATTGGAGATTAGTCGTATGTTTATAGGAAAATATGACCATGCTAATTGCTATGTCGATATTCAATCAGGATCTGGAGGTATAGAAGCACAAGATTGGGCAGGTATGTTATTGCGTATGTATTTACGGTGGATGGATCATAAAGGTTTCATAACTGACATTACTGAAGAATCAACAGGAGAGATAACTGGAATAAAATCCGCTACTGTTCAGGTTATTGGGCCGTACGCATACGGCTGGTTACATACTGAATCTGGTGTGCACAGACTAGTACGTAAAAGTCCTTTTGATTCTGCTAGAAAACGTCATACTTCATTTGCTTCCGTATTTGTATACCCAGAATTGGATGATAGCATCAATATTCACATTCGCCCAGAAGATCTACGTTGTGATGTCTACCGAGCATCTGGAGCAGGAGGTCAACATGTTAATCGTACAGAATCTGCGGTACGCATCACACATATACCAACAAATACCGTTACTCAGTGCCAAAGTGATCGCTCGCAACATAAAAATAAAAACCAAGCAATGAAACAATTAAAAGCCAAATTATATGAACTTGAATTACAAAAAAAAAATTATGAAAAAAAAATTAGAGAAGATAATAAAGTAAATATTACTTGGGGCAATCAAATACGATCTTATATTTTAGATAATTCTAGAGTTAAAGATTTACGTACTGGTTTTGAAAAACGTAATATCAAAGCTGTTTTAGATGGAGATTTAGATGATTTCATACAAATTAGTATCAAAAAATATTCTAAGCGAGATTTATAA